From the Vibrio metoecus genome, one window contains:
- a CDS encoding phosphoribosyltransferase family protein: MPQPCTNTRSCPCPLTCQYNAMVTVSPSISIFIHSANWQDEAHYLDSWLAMLTHWLRKTTAPLLTPECHLCRLALDTNSPFGVCSACQAWFEHGYRCTRCGLPTLTPVDQCGQCLRQPPPWRKLMCVGDYRFPLSDAVHQLKYQRQFWQAPRLAKLLATQINEPAPLLCSVPLHWQRRWLRGFNQSDLLARELARSLHTQYDSQLFARRRATPHQQGLSKAQRIHNLRYAFVLNHQPNQQHIAIVDDVVTTGSTIRHLCDLLLDVGVQSIDIYCICRTPEPKDSKG, translated from the coding sequence ATGCCCCAGCCGTGTACCAATACTAGATCTTGTCCTTGCCCACTGACTTGCCAATACAACGCCATGGTCACAGTTTCTCCGTCTATTTCCATCTTCATCCACTCTGCCAATTGGCAAGATGAAGCACATTACCTTGATTCTTGGCTCGCTATGTTAACCCATTGGCTCAGAAAAACTACCGCACCGCTGCTGACCCCGGAATGTCATCTCTGCCGACTGGCGCTCGATACAAATTCGCCGTTTGGCGTCTGCTCTGCCTGCCAAGCTTGGTTTGAGCACGGTTATCGCTGCACACGCTGCGGTTTACCTACTCTTACCCCTGTTGACCAGTGTGGGCAGTGTCTGCGTCAGCCTCCGCCGTGGCGAAAACTGATGTGTGTCGGCGATTACCGTTTCCCACTTAGTGATGCGGTGCATCAACTCAAATACCAACGCCAGTTTTGGCAAGCGCCACGTTTGGCTAAGCTGCTCGCCACCCAGATTAACGAGCCCGCCCCGTTGCTGTGCAGTGTACCACTGCATTGGCAGCGACGTTGGCTACGCGGCTTTAATCAAAGCGATCTGCTGGCACGCGAGTTAGCACGCTCATTACATACACAGTATGACAGCCAACTCTTTGCGCGCCGACGAGCCACACCGCACCAACAAGGACTCAGCAAAGCGCAGCGAATACACAACCTGCGTTATGCATTTGTGCTAAATCATCAGCCAAACCAGCAACATATTGCGATTGTGGATGATGTTGTGACCACAGGCAGTACCATCCGACATTTATGCGATTTACTGCTTGATGTCGGCGTACAAAGCATTGATATTTACTGCATATGCCGCACTCCCGAGCCGAAAGATAGCAAAGGTTGA
- the nudE gene encoding ADP compounds hydrolase NudE, with product MSSKSLPEILERETVAKSRLFTIEALDLRFSNGEQRTYERMKPSGRHAVMMVPITAQGDLLLVREYAAGTERYELGFPKGLVDHGETTEEAANRELKEEIGFGARQLTPLKEVVLAPSYFSSKMVLFVAQDLYSEQLEGDEPEPLEVIRWPLAQAEDLLTHLDFCEARSITALLLALRFLQA from the coding sequence ATGTCATCCAAATCTTTACCAGAAATTCTGGAGCGTGAAACGGTCGCCAAATCGCGTCTGTTTACTATTGAAGCTTTGGATCTGCGTTTCTCAAACGGTGAACAAAGAACCTATGAACGCATGAAGCCGAGCGGTCGTCATGCGGTGATGATGGTGCCGATCACAGCCCAAGGAGATCTACTCCTCGTGCGCGAATACGCTGCAGGAACGGAGCGTTACGAATTAGGCTTTCCAAAAGGCTTGGTCGATCATGGTGAAACCACTGAAGAAGCAGCCAATCGCGAGTTAAAAGAAGAAATTGGCTTTGGCGCGCGCCAGTTAACCCCACTCAAAGAGGTGGTGCTGGCTCCCTCTTACTTCTCGAGCAAAATGGTTCTTTTTGTTGCTCAGGATCTATACTCAGAACAGTTAGAGGGGGATGAGCCAGAGCCGTTGGAGGTCATTCGCTGGCCTTTAGCACAAGCAGAAGATCTGCTGACCCATCTCGATTTTTGTGAAGCGCGCAGCATCACAGCCTTGCTGTTGGCTCTGCGTTTTCTTCAGGCGTGA
- the nfuA gene encoding Fe-S biogenesis protein NfuA: MSNPITITESAQSHFAKLLAQQPEGTNIRVFVVNPGTQNAECGVSYCPPEAVEATDTEYPFSGFSAYVDELSLPFLEEAVIDFVTDKMGSQLTLKAPNAKMRKVSDDASLMERVEYALQTQVNPQLAGHGGHVSLISISDDGVALVQFGGGCNGCSMVDVTLKEGIEKELLAQFAGELTAVRDSTEHDRGEHSYY, encoded by the coding sequence GTGTCAAATCCAATTACTATTACTGAATCTGCCCAATCACACTTCGCTAAGCTGCTAGCACAGCAGCCAGAAGGTACTAATATTCGTGTGTTCGTGGTTAACCCAGGTACACAAAACGCTGAGTGCGGTGTCTCTTACTGCCCACCAGAAGCGGTGGAAGCCACCGATACGGAATACCCTTTCAGTGGTTTTTCAGCTTACGTTGATGAACTCAGCCTGCCATTTTTGGAAGAGGCAGTGATTGACTTTGTGACGGACAAAATGGGCTCACAACTGACCCTGAAAGCCCCTAACGCGAAAATGCGCAAAGTTTCTGACGATGCCTCGCTGATGGAGCGTGTCGAATACGCACTACAAACTCAAGTCAACCCACAACTGGCAGGCCACGGTGGTCATGTTAGCCTGATCAGCATTTCAGATGATGGTGTGGCTCTAGTGCAGTTTGGTGGCGGCTGTAACGGCTGTTCAATGGTCGACGTGACGCTTAAAGAAGGCATTGAGAAAGAGCTACTGGCTCAATTTGCGGGTGAACTGACTGCGGTACGTGACTCCACCGAGCACGATCGTGGTGAGCACTCTTACTACTAA